From the Oleiharenicola lentus genome, one window contains:
- a CDS encoding DNA polymerase Y family protein gives MRRVSQTDTGLASPPIRIIFNPVPLRYLTIDFNSFFASVEQEERPELRGKPVGIVPVMAETTGCIAVSLEAKAAGLTRNARVADARRICPGLVVVEARPELYITYHRRLVQVIAAHVAETEVQSIDEVTARLHGFLSRPQAEKLAKQIKADLAREIGPRLRSSIGIAPTWLMAKVASDMQKPDGLVILEDADIPEKILHLKPGDIAGIGPNIQRRLEEHGITTMAQLFAANAHVLRGVWGGVRGEQMWRLLHGEDLSYFEHEGGKTIGHGHVLPPAKRNATDALAVLHRLLQKAAMRLRHSQLFASALSISVDYLDETRWSDELRLSETQDTLRLTHALNELWAKRPAQSARLKPLRVGLHLTGLIDLKLHTPDLFEGQTEKARGKLFAAVDHLNKVLGKNTVYLGGAHGATKDAPMRIAFTRIPEPEIEEIDRSFEGRLKKRKPPPKEPEVW, from the coding sequence ATGCGCAGAGTTTCCCAAACGGATACCGGCCTTGCCTCGCCGCCAATCAGGATAATTTTCAACCCCGTGCCGCTGCGCTACCTCACCATCGACTTCAACTCCTTCTTCGCCTCGGTGGAGCAGGAGGAGCGGCCGGAGCTGCGGGGCAAGCCCGTGGGCATCGTGCCGGTGATGGCGGAGACGACCGGGTGCATTGCGGTGAGCCTGGAGGCCAAGGCGGCGGGCCTGACCCGCAACGCGCGCGTGGCTGACGCCCGCCGCATCTGCCCCGGTCTCGTCGTCGTCGAGGCGCGGCCCGAACTCTACATCACCTACCACCGCCGGCTGGTGCAGGTCATCGCCGCGCACGTGGCGGAGACGGAGGTGCAGTCCATCGACGAGGTCACGGCCAGGCTGCACGGCTTCCTCAGCCGCCCGCAGGCGGAGAAACTGGCGAAGCAGATCAAGGCCGACCTCGCCCGCGAAATCGGTCCCCGCCTGCGCAGTTCCATCGGCATCGCCCCGACCTGGCTGATGGCCAAGGTCGCCTCCGACATGCAGAAGCCCGACGGGCTCGTGATCCTCGAGGACGCCGACATCCCGGAAAAAATCCTGCACCTCAAACCCGGCGACATCGCCGGCATCGGGCCCAACATCCAGCGCCGCCTCGAGGAGCACGGCATCACCACGATGGCCCAGCTCTTCGCCGCCAACGCCCATGTGCTGCGCGGCGTATGGGGCGGAGTCCGGGGCGAGCAGATGTGGCGCCTGCTGCATGGTGAGGACCTGTCCTACTTCGAACACGAGGGCGGCAAGACCATCGGGCACGGCCACGTGCTGCCCCCGGCCAAGCGCAACGCGACCGACGCCCTCGCCGTCTTGCACCGCCTCCTGCAGAAGGCCGCGATGCGCCTGAGGCATTCGCAGCTGTTCGCCTCGGCGCTCAGCATCTCGGTGGATTACCTCGACGAAACCCGCTGGTCCGACGAGCTGCGGCTGAGCGAGACGCAGGACACGCTGCGGCTGACCCACGCCTTGAACGAACTCTGGGCGAAACGGCCCGCGCAATCCGCCCGGCTCAAGCCGCTGCGCGTCGGCCTCCACCTCACCGGCCTGATCGACCTGAAGCTGCACACGCCCGACCTGTTCGAAGGGCAGACGGAAAAGGCGCGGGGCAAGCTCTTCGCCGCCGTGGACCACCTCAACAAGGTGCTCGGCAAAAACACGGTCTATCTCGGCGGCGCGCACGGCGCCACCAAGGACGCGCCGATGCGCATCGCCTTCACGCGCATTCCCGAGCCCGAGATCGAGGAAATCGACCGCAGCTTCGAGGGCCGGCTGAAGAAACGGAAGCCTCCGCCGAAGGAGCCGGAGGTGTGGTGA
- a CDS encoding HDOD domain-containing protein yields the protein MSAPQRYPSPEHLIQQMKALPSSLHSMQRAMQLLEDPNSSLDDLVELIRLERSLAAKVIHMANSAAYVGEPCDSIDQAVQRLGYSVVQDAAMALMAIEVFPGPLRLYGYPPQIVWRHSLAMACAMRELARIRQEDTAKAYALGLLHNIGMVLIDNWVMQRRPDARLERQDWPDEWQTAEMRLLGFDHAEATAEVMQTLNFPANMVEAARFQTRPDGARNAYRMAALMQMARWIRRQICGGNESCPLPEPNLLREQGMRIADLIEITQRVTGELDTLWNRLGLGQRRVA from the coding sequence ATGAGTGCGCCCCAGCGATATCCGTCTCCCGAGCATCTGATCCAACAGATGAAGGCCCTGCCTTCCTCGTTGCACTCGATGCAACGGGCCATGCAGTTGCTCGAGGACCCGAATTCCAGCCTCGATGACCTGGTGGAACTGATTCGCCTGGAGCGGAGCCTGGCCGCCAAGGTCATCCACATGGCAAACAGCGCCGCCTATGTCGGCGAGCCTTGCGACTCGATTGATCAGGCGGTGCAAAGGCTGGGCTACTCGGTCGTGCAGGATGCCGCGATGGCGCTCATGGCCATCGAGGTATTTCCCGGGCCGTTGCGTCTTTACGGTTATCCGCCGCAGATCGTTTGGCGTCACTCCCTCGCCATGGCCTGCGCGATGCGCGAGCTGGCGCGAATCCGGCAGGAGGATACGGCCAAGGCTTACGCGCTCGGTCTGCTGCACAACATCGGCATGGTGCTCATCGACAATTGGGTCATGCAGCGCCGGCCCGACGCGCGCCTGGAGCGTCAAGACTGGCCCGACGAATGGCAGACCGCCGAGATGCGCCTGCTGGGTTTCGACCACGCGGAGGCGACCGCGGAGGTCATGCAGACCCTGAATTTTCCCGCGAACATGGTCGAGGCCGCGCGTTTCCAAACCCGGCCCGACGGCGCGCGCAACGCCTACCGGATGGCGGCGCTGATGCAGATGGCCCGCTGGATCCGCCGGCAGATCTGCGGCGGCAACGAGAGCTGCCCGTTGCCCGAACCCAATCTCCTGCGCGAACAGGGCATGCGGATTGCCGACCTCATCGAGATCACGCAGCGGGTCACGGGCGAACTCGACACGCTCTGGAACCGCCTCGGCCTCGGCCAACGCCGCGTGGCGTGA
- a CDS encoding gamma-butyrobetaine hydroxylase-like domain-containing protein, with protein sequence MPSPADIQLIGSEVAIRWDDGVESYLTFATLRANSPSAEVKGERDIFGHQYGGEVPRDHRGVEVTGWERVGNYAIRFDFSDGHRTGLYSYELLRKLGGDGAP encoded by the coding sequence ATGCCCTCCCCTGCCGACATCCAGCTCATCGGCTCCGAGGTCGCCATCCGTTGGGATGACGGCGTTGAGAGCTACCTCACTTTTGCCACGCTGCGGGCCAACTCCCCCAGCGCCGAGGTGAAGGGCGAACGCGACATCTTCGGCCATCAATACGGCGGCGAGGTCCCGCGCGACCATCGCGGCGTGGAAGTCACCGGCTGGGAACGCGTCGGCAACTACGCCATCCGCTTTGATTTCAGCGACGGCCACCGCACCGGGCTCTACAGCTACGAACTGCTGCGGAAGCTGGGCGGAGACGGCGCGCCGTGA
- the lpxA gene encoding acyl-ACP--UDP-N-acetylglucosamine O-acyltransferase, whose amino-acid sequence MARQIHPTAIIEPGAQLGEDVVVGAYAFVGNLATIGTGTTLHHHANVEGRTTIGAQCEIFPFACVGTKTHDLKYKGGEPGLVVGDRNVFREYVSVHGATNEGDFTRMGNDNVMLAYSHIAHDCIVGNHLVMSAQTALAGHVVAEDHINIGWGSGVHQFCRVGSHAMIGAMSKVVQDVPPYIIADGNAAIARSINKVGLERNGFTPEQLEAIKQAFRLFYRSGYNRTQAFEHMRTHKLAGTPEFQHFLDFVTRSERGVVAGK is encoded by the coding sequence ATGGCCCGCCAGATCCACCCCACCGCCATCATTGAACCCGGCGCGCAGCTGGGTGAGGACGTCGTGGTCGGCGCCTACGCGTTTGTCGGCAACCTCGCGACCATCGGCACCGGCACGACCCTGCACCACCACGCCAACGTCGAGGGCCGCACCACCATCGGCGCCCAGTGCGAGATTTTCCCCTTCGCCTGCGTCGGCACCAAGACGCACGACCTGAAATACAAGGGCGGCGAACCCGGCCTGGTCGTCGGCGACCGCAACGTCTTCCGCGAATACGTCAGCGTCCACGGCGCCACCAACGAGGGCGACTTCACCCGCATGGGCAACGACAACGTGATGCTGGCCTACAGCCACATCGCGCATGACTGCATCGTCGGCAACCACCTCGTGATGAGCGCGCAGACCGCGCTGGCCGGCCATGTGGTGGCCGAAGACCACATCAACATCGGGTGGGGCAGTGGCGTGCACCAGTTCTGCCGCGTCGGTTCCCACGCCATGATCGGCGCCATGTCCAAGGTGGTGCAGGACGTGCCGCCCTACATCATCGCCGATGGCAACGCCGCCATCGCGCGCTCGATCAACAAGGTCGGGCTCGAGCGCAACGGCTTCACGCCCGAGCAGCTCGAAGCCATCAAGCAGGCCTTCCGTCTCTTCTACCGCTCGGGTTACAACCGCACCCAGGCCTTCGAGCACATGCGCACCCACAAGCTCGCCGGCACGCCGGAGTTCCAGCACTTCCTGGACTTCGTCACCCGGAGCGAGCGCGGCGTCGTGGCCGGCAAGTGA
- a CDS encoding bifunctional UDP-3-O-[3-hydroxymyristoyl] N-acetylglucosamine deacetylase/3-hydroxyacyl-ACP dehydratase, which translates to MKQRTLLREVSIKGNALHTGDAVQMTFKPAPANHGLVFKRVDLHGQPEIKPRVDLVTDLVRATTIQQGHAKIHTVEHVLSALSGCGIDNLLIEMNASEPPIMDGSAREFVKLIQQGEPVEQNAEREYFALTETVSVSKGNSSIIALPFDGLKITCTSADDRGIHTQHLSLTIDPDVYVTQVAASRTFTVYEDIEELIKLGKIKGGSLDCAVVIKGDKIISKEPLRFADEFVRHKILDIIGDIVLLGIPLKAHIVATRPGHALNAELTKHLLEKYEAWKKGGKKPAKPAAPKAEITTETSLDIRRILDTIPHRYPFVMIDRIAELGVDELTAIKNVTINEPFFQGHYPGNPVMPGVLQLEALAQAAGILLIRKMTIDGKVALFMSADKVKFRKPVRPGDQLSLKVKLTKLRGAIACAEGECSVGGQVVSSAELMFALVDNADFD; encoded by the coding sequence ATGAAGCAGCGCACCCTTCTGCGCGAGGTCTCCATCAAGGGCAATGCCCTGCACACCGGAGACGCCGTGCAAATGACTTTTAAACCCGCCCCGGCCAACCACGGCCTCGTGTTCAAACGCGTGGACCTGCACGGCCAGCCCGAGATCAAGCCGCGGGTGGACCTCGTCACCGACCTGGTGCGCGCCACCACGATCCAGCAGGGTCATGCCAAGATCCATACCGTCGAGCACGTGCTCAGCGCGCTCAGCGGCTGCGGCATCGACAACCTGCTCATCGAGATGAACGCCAGCGAGCCGCCGATCATGGACGGTTCGGCCCGCGAGTTCGTGAAGCTCATCCAGCAGGGCGAGCCCGTGGAGCAGAACGCCGAGCGCGAATACTTCGCCCTCACCGAGACCGTCTCCGTCTCCAAGGGCAACTCCTCCATCATCGCGCTGCCCTTCGACGGCCTGAAGATCACCTGCACGAGCGCCGACGACCGCGGCATCCACACGCAGCACCTCTCGCTCACGATCGATCCCGACGTTTACGTCACGCAGGTCGCCGCCTCGCGCACCTTCACGGTTTACGAGGACATCGAGGAGCTCATCAAGCTGGGCAAGATCAAGGGTGGCTCGCTCGACTGCGCCGTCGTCATCAAGGGCGACAAGATCATCTCGAAGGAGCCGCTGCGCTTCGCCGACGAGTTCGTGCGCCACAAGATTCTCGATATCATCGGCGACATCGTGCTGCTCGGCATCCCGCTGAAGGCGCACATCGTGGCCACGCGCCCCGGCCACGCGCTGAACGCCGAGCTGACCAAGCATCTCCTCGAAAAATACGAGGCGTGGAAGAAGGGCGGCAAGAAACCCGCCAAGCCCGCCGCGCCGAAGGCCGAGATCACCACCGAGACCTCCCTCGATATCCGCCGCATTCTCGACACCATCCCGCACCGTTATCCGTTCGTGATGATCGACCGCATCGCCGAGCTGGGCGTGGACGAGCTCACGGCGATCAAGAATGTCACGATCAACGAGCCGTTTTTCCAGGGCCACTACCCGGGCAACCCCGTGATGCCGGGCGTGCTCCAGCTCGAGGCGCTGGCCCAGGCGGCGGGCATCTTGCTGATCCGCAAGATGACCATCGACGGCAAGGTCGCGCTCTTCATGAGCGCCGACAAGGTCAAGTTCCGCAAGCCCGTGCGGCCCGGCGACCAGCTCAGCCTCAAGGTCAAGCTCACCAAGCTGCGCGGCGCGATCGCCTGCGCCGAGGGCGAGTGCAGCGTCGGCGGCCAGGTCGTGTCCTCGGCCGAGCTCATGTTCGCCCTCGTGGACAACGCCGACTTTGACTGA